The following coding sequences are from one Pseudonocardia sp. HH130630-07 window:
- a CDS encoding DUF6924 domain-containing protein has protein sequence MDQPDRRLHDTFGVPLIRTSFDDESAWQRCVDIVTTPLESDELGVSFQGAITMIDDRSFTASPVEALAVLARRDTPQRRFLFVYDKQSETADGDVSSLLAVDLSTEQYDRFRLAAPEIHLVENNLSGFNMDFREFRQAAERDASGVYRGFSD, from the coding sequence ATGGATCAGCCGGATCGACGGTTGCACGACACGTTCGGCGTCCCACTGATACGAACGAGCTTCGACGACGAATCCGCCTGGCAACGCTGTGTCGATATCGTCACGACACCCTTGGAATCTGACGAGCTCGGCGTCAGCTTCCAAGGCGCCATCACCATGATCGACGACAGGTCGTTCACTGCTAGCCCGGTCGAGGCCCTCGCGGTCTTGGCGCGCCGTGATACACCCCAACGCCGTTTCCTATTTGTCTACGACAAGCAAAGCGAAACGGCAGACGGTGACGTGTCATCGCTACTGGCGGTGGACCTTTCGACAGAGCAGTACGACCGGTTCCGCCTCGCTGCACCGGAGATCCACCTCGTAGAGAACAACCTCAGTGGATTCAATATGGACTTTCGCGAGTTCCGGCAGGCAGCAGAACGCGACGCGTCGGGAGTGTATCGAGGATTCTCCGACTGA
- a CDS encoding HARBI1 family protein, with translation MSDPVTYTAVLPIGEHTVAYLARLLAAQRCRRGTRPRRRALTPFAQAVLVIRWFCDATRVRHLARDNAISTATTYRYLHEGIDVLASAAPGLHGALLAARLAGHTHVHLDGTLIATDRCRALGPTAGVDLWWSGKHHRHGGNVQVVSAPDGWPLWTSPGRPGREHDVTCARAHPGLLEDLDHWIDDDHAALGDLGYEGEAHRLTVPIKPIPAGGRTVDQRTVNSLHSATRALAERANALLKTTFATLQRVTLCPWRTGAITAAALVLLHTEYDRTT, from the coding sequence ATGTCCGATCCTGTCACCTACACCGCTGTCCTCCCGATCGGGGAGCACACCGTGGCCTACCTGGCTCGGCTTCTGGCCGCTCAACGCTGTCGCCGCGGTACCCGCCCCCGGCGGCGGGCGTTGACCCCGTTCGCCCAGGCAGTGCTGGTGATCCGCTGGTTCTGCGACGCCACCCGGGTCCGGCACCTGGCCCGCGACAACGCGATCAGTACCGCGACCACCTATCGCTACCTGCACGAAGGCATCGACGTCCTCGCCAGCGCCGCACCCGGGCTGCACGGTGCCCTGCTCGCCGCCCGCCTCGCCGGACACACCCACGTTCACCTGGACGGCACCCTGATCGCCACCGACCGCTGCCGCGCGCTCGGCCCCACCGCGGGGGTCGACCTGTGGTGGTCGGGTAAACACCACCGCCACGGCGGGAACGTCCAGGTCGTGTCCGCCCCGGATGGATGGCCGCTATGGACATCCCCGGGAAGACCCGGGCGCGAACACGACGTGACCTGTGCCCGAGCCCACCCCGGTCTGCTCGAAGACCTCGATCACTGGATCGATGATGACCACGCCGCGCTGGGCGATCTCGGCTACGAAGGTGAGGCCCACCGACTCACCGTGCCGATCAAACCCATCCCCGCCGGCGGCCGAACAGTCGATCAGCGCACCGTCAACAGCCTGCACTCAGCCACCCGAGCACTCGCCGAACGAGCAAACGCCCTGCTCAAGACCACCTTCGCAACGCTACAGCGAGTCACCCTCTGTCCCTGGCGCACCGGCGCGATCACCGCAGCCGCGCTCGTGTTACTCCACACCGAATACGACCGCACAACATGA
- a CDS encoding PrgI family protein, protein MTAPVQVPANVDREDQLLGPLTARQLVIVGSAAVAVYGLWQALGAAHVVVFAVLSAPIALAATALAVGRRDGVGLDRLLIAAVHHRVQVRSASRAVQAAAGEGTGRVVSTRVPVRGVRAVGPDRLGVVDLGSAGLAVVCSVAPANLSLRSATEQHAAVSGFARWLHSLAGPVQLVTRTRRLDLSVPIARLHAAAPRLAHPALTRAALAHAEHLQALDAHAELLDHEFLIVFRDPAPAREGTVSAVGDVLRRRAGEAVGMLGPLGLRVTPLSDAEAAAVLQRATAPAAGLRRGPNPARRADLDPPTVEIPRPFPPWPMPGPPPTGDDLDHEHGFHLGPEGHPR, encoded by the coding sequence ATGACCGCGCCGGTTCAGGTTCCCGCGAACGTCGACCGGGAGGATCAACTCCTCGGCCCGCTGACGGCGAGGCAGCTGGTGATCGTCGGCTCGGCCGCCGTCGCGGTGTACGGGCTGTGGCAAGCGCTCGGCGCGGCGCACGTCGTGGTGTTCGCGGTGCTGTCGGCGCCGATCGCGCTCGCCGCGACCGCGCTCGCTGTCGGTCGCCGCGACGGCGTCGGCCTCGACCGCCTCCTCATCGCCGCGGTCCACCACCGCGTGCAGGTGCGCTCCGCGTCCCGCGCCGTCCAGGCTGCCGCCGGAGAGGGCACCGGACGCGTGGTGTCGACGCGAGTACCGGTGCGTGGGGTGCGTGCGGTCGGTCCGGACCGGCTCGGAGTCGTTGATCTCGGGTCGGCCGGCCTGGCGGTGGTGTGCTCGGTCGCGCCGGCCAACCTGAGTCTGCGCTCGGCGACCGAGCAGCACGCCGCCGTCTCCGGGTTCGCTCGGTGGTTGCACTCGCTTGCCGGTCCGGTGCAGCTCGTGACCCGCACCCGGCGCCTGGACTTGTCGGTGCCGATCGCACGCCTGCACGCCGCCGCGCCCCGCCTGGCCCACCCGGCGCTGACCCGCGCAGCTCTCGCCCACGCCGAACACCTCCAGGCCCTCGACGCCCACGCCGAGTTGCTGGATCACGAATTCTTGATCGTGTTCCGCGATCCGGCCCCGGCCCGCGAGGGGACCGTGTCCGCGGTCGGTGACGTGTTGCGCCGCCGCGCGGGGGAAGCGGTCGGGATGCTCGGCCCGCTCGGACTGCGGGTGACCCCGCTGTCCGACGCCGAGGCCGCCGCCGTCCTCCAGCGCGCGACCGCCCCAGCGGCCGGGCTACGTCGCGGTCCGAACCCGGCCCGCCGGGCGGATCTCGATCCGCCCACGGTCGAGATCCCGCGCCCGTTCCCGCCGTGGCCCATGCCGGGCCCACCACCGACCGGCGACGACCTCGACCACGAGCACGGCTTCCACCTCGGCCCGGAGGGACACCCGCGATGA
- a CDS encoding alpha/beta hydrolase, with protein sequence MSSMLHGCLADTDYVELTAQSGRSYGIWVTMPPGHTDATGPLPLMYVLDGNWTVGVTAPLVVVQADPYLTVAPYIQVSIGYAGEDAGHWERLRNRDFVPPGEPVAEDMVSTLEAARDSGAMSQEKMAAYLTELADTRADLFLDFLTDELHPHLRSRYPVADSGHGLFGYSYGGLFALYAWLRGAAPFASFGAGSPGVITPASRIFTMIDALPARPADPVAPRLHVTVNELEALGDVAIYRRLAQNVLDVVDRLQRTDRAPDVTRALLRETHVTGLQASFLDYLKVCHSRPGAGD encoded by the coding sequence ATGAGCAGCATGCTGCACGGTTGCCTCGCCGACACCGACTACGTCGAGCTCACGGCGCAGTCCGGGCGCAGTTACGGCATCTGGGTGACCATGCCCCCCGGCCACACCGACGCCACGGGCCCCCTGCCCCTGATGTACGTGCTCGACGGCAACTGGACGGTGGGCGTCACCGCTCCCCTCGTCGTCGTCCAGGCCGACCCGTACCTGACGGTCGCCCCCTACATCCAGGTCAGCATCGGCTACGCGGGCGAGGACGCCGGGCACTGGGAGCGGCTGCGCAACCGCGACTTCGTGCCGCCGGGGGAACCCGTCGCCGAGGACATGGTGTCCACCCTCGAGGCGGCCCGGGACTCGGGCGCGATGTCGCAGGAGAAGATGGCCGCCTACCTCACCGAGCTCGCGGACACCCGGGCCGATCTCTTCCTCGACTTCCTGACCGACGAGCTCCACCCGCACCTCCGGTCCCGGTACCCGGTCGCCGATTCCGGGCACGGGCTCTTCGGCTACTCCTACGGCGGGCTCTTCGCCCTCTACGCGTGGCTGCGCGGCGCGGCGCCGTTCGCCAGCTTCGGTGCGGGCAGTCCCGGCGTCATCACCCCCGCCAGCCGGATCTTCACCATGATCGACGCCCTCCCGGCACGTCCCGCGGATCCGGTCGCCCCGCGGCTGCACGTCACCGTGAACGAGCTCGAGGCACTCGGGGACGTCGCGATCTACCGCAGGCTGGCGCAGAACGTGCTCGACGTCGTCGACCGGCTGCAGCGCACGGACCGGGCGCCGGACGTCACCCGGGCGCTGTTGCGGGAGACCCACGTGACCGGGCTGCAGGCGTCGTTCCTGGACTACCTCAAGGTGTGCCACTCGCGGCCCGGGGCCGGCGACTAG
- a CDS encoding lytic transglycosylase domain-containing protein — MSARLVLGAAGTLLVVVVVFIGATVAAVSTAIPGSSTGISGEATTDIPAPMLDLYRRAASTCPGLDWSVLAAVGKVETDHGRSPLPGVASGENPAGAGGPMQFLAPTFAAVIAEFPPPPGGSTPPSRYDPHDAIYTAAAYLCDSGARAGPDEPGNIEKALWAYNHSDAYVADVLDQAHRYATTPPTAPAVGGQAATVPDPSGTGGLITPTLANLYAELDRAGALTGGVSCWDEHPQNPTSDHPLGKACDVFVSPSDPGEVTRGWQLAHWLTSNAARLGVTYVIWQGRIWSAEAPAWAVYESEIYGCPDPAEVTGCHYDHLHISTR, encoded by the coding sequence ATGAGCGCCCGCCTCGTCCTCGGCGCCGCCGGGACGCTGCTCGTGGTCGTGGTCGTGTTCATCGGCGCGACCGTCGCCGCGGTATCCACCGCGATCCCCGGCAGCAGTACGGGGATCAGTGGCGAGGCCACCACGGACATACCGGCACCGATGCTCGACCTGTACCGGCGAGCGGCCTCGACCTGTCCCGGCCTCGACTGGTCGGTCCTGGCCGCGGTGGGCAAGGTCGAGACCGACCACGGCCGATCACCGCTCCCCGGAGTGGCGTCCGGCGAAAATCCTGCGGGCGCCGGAGGCCCGATGCAGTTCCTCGCGCCGACGTTCGCCGCCGTGATCGCCGAGTTCCCACCTCCACCGGGAGGGTCGACTCCGCCGAGCCGCTACGACCCGCACGACGCGATCTACACCGCGGCGGCCTACCTGTGCGACTCCGGTGCCCGCGCCGGCCCCGACGAGCCCGGCAACATCGAGAAAGCCCTCTGGGCCTACAACCACTCCGACGCCTACGTCGCCGACGTCCTCGACCAAGCCCACCGCTACGCCACCACACCACCCACGGCCCCGGCGGTGGGCGGCCAGGCCGCGACCGTCCCCGACCCGAGCGGCACCGGCGGACTCATCACCCCAACCCTCGCCAACCTGTACGCCGAGCTGGACCGGGCCGGGGCCCTGACCGGGGGCGTGTCCTGCTGGGACGAGCACCCACAGAACCCGACCAGTGACCACCCGCTCGGGAAAGCCTGCGACGTGTTCGTCAGCCCGAGCGATCCGGGCGAAGTCACCCGCGGCTGGCAACTCGCCCACTGGCTCACCAGCAACGCCGCACGGCTCGGCGTCACCTACGTCATCTGGCAGGGCCGCATCTGGAGTGCCGAGGCCCCCGCCTGGGCGGTCTACGAGTCCGAGATCTACGGCTGCCCGGACCCCGCTGAGGTCACCGGCTGCCACTACGACCATCTGCACATATCGACCCGCTAG
- a CDS encoding pilin, whose translation MRLLLAATLGALAVLVLGPGVALAAVEQAVVPMQQQAPAPAESLDAVLTNIRNWIMGIATALATVFLTVGAVRYMAAGGDLGEVEKAKTAFRSAGFGYAIAVLAPVLVGVLQGIVGA comes from the coding sequence GTGCGGCTACTGCTCGCCGCCACGCTCGGCGCCCTGGCCGTCCTCGTGCTCGGCCCTGGCGTCGCCCTGGCTGCGGTCGAGCAGGCGGTGGTCCCGATGCAGCAGCAGGCCCCGGCTCCGGCCGAGTCCCTGGACGCGGTCCTGACCAACATCCGCAACTGGATCATGGGAATCGCTACCGCATTGGCGACCGTGTTTCTCACGGTCGGAGCGGTGCGCTACATGGCCGCAGGTGGCGATCTCGGCGAGGTCGAGAAGGCGAAGACGGCATTTCGCTCGGCGGGTTTCGGCTATGCGATCGCGGTACTCGCCCCGGTTCTGGTCGGTGTTCTTCAGGGCATCGTGGGTGCCTGA
- a CDS encoding replication-relaxation family protein has protein sequence MTAHRGGPRFAEILGTLTPRDRWLMAMLAEHTVLTTPQLAALGWGASLRRVQRRILTLHRAEAVDRFRPVLTRPLGTAPWHYLLGPTGAAALAAEHGHTVAQIGYRGRARALAVADRATLGHDVATHDVITGLAAAGTIELTAWWSPARCARSFGTHVRPDAYLCLTAQAGWWETFLEYDTGTETLGRVAGKLRGYHDLAAATGLITPVSIWLTRPRREPSARHALATALAGLARPDLVPVYTATPTAAGPTSTAADRVWLPVVPPGRTAQRVTVAELAARRPVPVRVAAPDRSRSRDSSALPPPPPLPPHRRRTP, from the coding sequence GTGACCGCGCACCGCGGAGGTCCCCGGTTCGCCGAGATCCTCGGGACGCTCACCCCACGAGACCGGTGGCTCATGGCGATGCTCGCCGAACACACCGTCCTCACCACCCCGCAACTCGCCGCGCTCGGATGGGGAGCGAGTCTGCGCCGCGTCCAACGCCGCATCCTGACCCTGCACCGCGCCGAGGCCGTCGACCGGTTCCGCCCCGTCCTCACCAGACCGCTCGGGACGGCGCCGTGGCACTACCTGCTCGGCCCGACCGGGGCCGCCGCCCTGGCCGCCGAGCACGGGCACACCGTCGCCCAGATCGGCTACCGCGGCCGAGCCCGCGCGCTCGCCGTCGCCGACCGCGCCACCCTCGGCCACGACGTCGCCACCCACGACGTCATCACCGGACTCGCCGCCGCCGGCACGATCGAGCTCACCGCCTGGTGGTCGCCCGCCCGCTGCGCGCGGAGCTTCGGCACCCACGTCCGCCCGGACGCCTACCTGTGTCTGACCGCTCAAGCTGGGTGGTGGGAGACGTTCCTCGAGTACGACACCGGCACCGAAACCCTGGGACGGGTCGCGGGCAAGCTCCGCGGCTACCACGACCTCGCCGCCGCAACCGGGCTCATCACCCCGGTCTCGATCTGGCTCACCCGCCCCAGGCGCGAACCCTCGGCCCGCCACGCCCTCGCCACCGCGCTCGCGGGGTTGGCGCGCCCGGACCTCGTCCCCGTCTACACCGCCACCCCCACCGCCGCGGGACCGACGTCGACGGCGGCGGACCGGGTGTGGCTCCCGGTCGTTCCGCCCGGCCGCACCGCGCAGCGGGTCACCGTCGCCGAGCTGGCCGCACGTCGCCCCGTCCCGGTCCGGGTCGCCGCCCCGGACCGGTCGCGGTCGCGGGACTCCTCGGCCCTTCCTCCGCCCCCGCCGCTGCCGCCGCACCGGCGGCGCACCCCATGA
- a CDS encoding adenylate/guanylate cyclase domain-containing protein, translating to MAEQRQARAGRPVVGLSVRALLALVVTTANVGGAAVVLVLAAFVLPREELLDAVGIRLVNLVVLVGYLLVTLPIGIWFGRRALTVRRRSADPETAERRLVLHAPGRITSVVAVLWFLAAVLFCLLNVRYSGRLAFSVTATVAIGGVTTCALSFLLVERMLRRAAARVLSGRPPRRRRLVTGVMMRSVGFWALGTAVPVAGLMLAGLLALVFGDSSPTQLGITMLALGGTAIGAGLLTTIGAARAIADPVLSVRRALARVADGDLDVRVPVYDNTELGQLQAGTNGMVEGLRERERIRDLFGRHVGRDVAEAAAARGDEVRLGGELRPVAVLFVDLVGSTAMAERRPPEEVVAVLNRFFGLVVECVERSGGWINKFEGDAALAVFGAPTGLDDAPGAALVAARRLGARLEAEMPEIEAGIGVSAGDAVAGNIGDPRRYEYTVIGDPVNEAARLTELAKSVPGGVVAAERAVAAAGAEAARWRSGEPVTLRGRDAPTGICTPVPSGDGEPAPDGSGTSDGVRTGS from the coding sequence ATGGCGGAGCAACGGCAGGCCCGGGCGGGGCGCCCGGTCGTCGGTCTGTCGGTCCGCGCGTTGCTGGCACTCGTCGTCACGACGGCGAACGTCGGCGGGGCGGCGGTCGTCCTGGTGCTCGCGGCCTTCGTGCTGCCCCGCGAGGAGCTGCTGGACGCGGTCGGCATCCGGCTGGTCAACCTCGTCGTCCTCGTCGGCTACCTGCTCGTGACGCTCCCGATCGGGATCTGGTTCGGCCGCCGCGCGCTGACCGTGCGCCGGCGCTCCGCGGACCCGGAGACGGCCGAACGCCGGCTGGTGCTGCACGCCCCGGGCCGGATCACCTCGGTGGTCGCCGTGCTCTGGTTCCTCGCCGCGGTGCTGTTCTGCCTGCTCAACGTGCGCTACTCGGGGCGGCTCGCGTTCTCGGTGACGGCGACGGTGGCGATCGGCGGGGTCACCACCTGCGCGCTGTCGTTCCTGCTGGTCGAGCGGATGCTGCGACGTGCGGCGGCCCGGGTGCTGTCCGGCCGCCCGCCGCGCCGGCGGCGCCTGGTCACCGGCGTCATGATGCGGTCGGTGGGTTTCTGGGCGCTGGGCACCGCCGTCCCGGTCGCCGGGCTGATGCTCGCCGGGCTGCTCGCGCTGGTCTTCGGCGACTCCTCGCCCACCCAGCTGGGGATCACGATGCTGGCCCTGGGCGGGACGGCGATCGGCGCCGGTCTGCTGACCACGATCGGTGCCGCCCGGGCCATCGCCGATCCGGTGCTCTCGGTGCGCCGGGCGCTGGCCAGGGTGGCCGACGGCGATCTCGACGTCCGGGTGCCGGTCTACGACAACACCGAGCTGGGGCAGCTGCAGGCCGGGACGAACGGCATGGTCGAGGGCCTGCGCGAGCGCGAACGGATCCGCGACCTGTTCGGCAGGCACGTCGGCCGGGACGTCGCCGAGGCCGCGGCGGCCCGGGGCGACGAGGTCCGTCTCGGTGGCGAGCTCCGCCCGGTCGCGGTGCTGTTCGTCGATCTCGTCGGGTCGACGGCGATGGCCGAGCGCCGCCCGCCGGAGGAGGTCGTGGCGGTGCTCAACCGGTTCTTCGGCCTCGTCGTCGAGTGCGTCGAGCGGTCCGGCGGCTGGATCAACAAGTTCGAGGGCGACGCCGCGCTCGCCGTCTTCGGCGCCCCCACCGGCCTCGACGACGCGCCCGGCGCCGCGCTGGTCGCGGCCCGCAGGCTGGGTGCCCGGCTGGAGGCCGAGATGCCGGAGATCGAGGCGGGGATCGGGGTCTCGGCCGGGGACGCCGTCGCCGGCAACATCGGCGACCCGCGCCGCTACGAGTACACGGTGATCGGCGACCCGGTGAACGAGGCGGCCCGGTTGACCGAGCTGGCGAAGTCGGTGCCGGGCGGCGTGGTCGCCGCCGAGCGGGCGGTCGCCGCCGCGGGTGCCGAGGCCGCGCGGTGGCGGTCCGGCGAACCGGTCACGCTGCGCGGCCGGGACGCTCCGACCGGGATCTGCACCCCGGTCCCGAGCGGGGACGGGGAGCCGGCCCCGGACGGCTCGGGCACGTCGGACGGCGTCCGGACCGGGTCCTGA
- a CDS encoding TRM11 family SAM-dependent methyltransferase, whose product MSINGDHETQPESGPASGRLDRGAGRVWLSAQRSPLAQRRDRLTPDSVEHPARMLPDLAAQIIDTYSRPGELVLDPMCGIGTTLVQAVRAGRRAVGIELESRWVRLADTNLTMAREDGFDADARVIRGDARAAHRLLAEHYPDGAVSLIVTSPPYGAGVHGQVSNQIADDPIIKFDHHYATPAARSRANLAHVPSALAESMTAVLRSAVRVLRPGGHVVIVSRPWRHRGVLVDLPGQITASAHAAGLVPTDRAVSLLARLDDSTGTDTGTGTGTGTDGEGAGAGAGPVARLVLRASFFARHNVVRARRLGQPQALVVHEDVSVFTRPHAGDPR is encoded by the coding sequence GTGAGCATCAACGGTGACCACGAGACGCAACCCGAGTCCGGCCCGGCCAGCGGGCGGCTCGACCGCGGCGCGGGCCGGGTCTGGTTGTCCGCCCAGCGCAGTCCTCTCGCCCAGCGCCGCGACCGGCTCACCCCAGATTCGGTCGAGCATCCCGCGCGGATGCTGCCCGATCTCGCCGCACAGATCATCGACACCTACTCCCGGCCCGGGGAACTCGTCCTGGACCCGATGTGTGGAATCGGGACGACACTCGTGCAGGCGGTGCGGGCCGGGCGCCGCGCGGTCGGGATCGAGCTGGAATCGCGGTGGGTCCGCCTCGCCGACACCAATCTCACGATGGCGCGCGAGGACGGATTCGACGCCGATGCACGGGTGATACGCGGTGACGCCCGCGCCGCGCACCGGCTCCTCGCCGAGCACTACCCCGACGGCGCGGTGTCACTGATCGTGACCTCCCCGCCCTACGGCGCCGGAGTCCACGGGCAGGTATCCAACCAGATCGCCGATGACCCGATCATCAAATTTGACCACCACTACGCGACCCCGGCGGCGCGCAGCCGAGCGAACCTCGCCCACGTCCCCAGCGCGTTGGCCGAGTCGATGACCGCCGTGCTGCGCTCGGCGGTGCGGGTCCTGCGCCCCGGCGGGCACGTCGTGATCGTGTCCCGGCCGTGGCGCCACCGCGGCGTCCTCGTCGACCTGCCCGGCCAGATCACCGCGTCCGCGCACGCGGCCGGGCTCGTGCCCACCGACCGCGCCGTGTCCCTGCTCGCCCGCCTCGACGACTCCACCGGCACCGACACCGGCACCGGCACCGGCACCGGCACCGACGGTGAGGGTGCGGGTGCGGGTGCGGGGCCGGTGGCGCGGTTGGTGCTGCGGGCGAGTTTCTTCGCCCGGCACAACGTCGTCCGGGCCCGGCGCCTCGGCCAGCCGCAAGCCCTGGTCGTGCACGAGGACGTGTCGGTGTTCACCCGCCCCCACGCCGGGGACCCCCGGTGA
- a CDS encoding acyl-CoA synthetase translates to MSSAAPEFSERTIAALTRARRHSVGDLLHRTALRYPDKPAVVDGDTRWTFAEFDAAVNRCAAALAGHGLAKGDRLALLSRNSRQYGVLVFATARLGVVLVPVNFMLTAGEIAYILDHSGARAFVVQDTLVPTAEQALAQVPVPVRVRIGAGGDWPDLDGWIAGTGDPGQPDVAVGDDDPLRLMYTSGTESRPKGVVLTSRSLVSQYVSCIVDGGMAPDDVELHSLPMYHCAQLDCFFSVDVYLGATSIILPAPDPATLLATIERERVTKLFCPPTVWISLLRHPDFDTRDLSSLRKGYYGAAAMPVEVLHELARRLPDVALWNFYGQTEMSPLATILSPAEQLERAGSAGRASLNAETRVVGDDDEELPPGEVGEIVHRSPHAARGYYRDEDKTAEAFRNGWFHSGDLGVMSADGYLSVVDRKKDMIKTGGENVASREVEEALYLLDGVAEVAVFGVSHPHWIEAVTAVVVPRDGVTLTEDQVHAHARERLAGYKRPKYVVFAGALPKNPSGKILKRELRAEHSGIAGNG, encoded by the coding sequence ATGAGCAGCGCCGCCCCGGAGTTCAGCGAACGGACGATCGCCGCCCTCACGCGGGCCCGCCGGCACTCGGTCGGTGACCTGCTGCACCGCACGGCACTGCGCTACCCGGACAAGCCCGCCGTCGTCGACGGCGACACCCGCTGGACGTTCGCCGAGTTCGACGCCGCGGTGAACCGCTGCGCGGCCGCGCTGGCCGGCCACGGCCTGGCCAAGGGCGACCGGCTCGCGCTGCTGTCGCGCAACAGCCGTCAGTACGGGGTGCTGGTGTTCGCCACCGCCCGGCTCGGCGTCGTGCTCGTCCCGGTCAACTTCATGCTCACCGCCGGCGAGATCGCCTACATCCTCGACCACTCCGGGGCGCGGGCGTTCGTCGTCCAGGACACGCTGGTCCCGACCGCCGAGCAGGCCCTCGCCCAGGTGCCGGTCCCGGTCCGGGTGCGGATCGGTGCGGGCGGGGACTGGCCGGACCTCGACGGGTGGATCGCCGGGACCGGCGACCCGGGGCAGCCCGACGTCGCCGTCGGTGACGACGACCCGCTGCGCCTGATGTACACCTCGGGCACCGAGTCCCGGCCGAAGGGCGTCGTGCTCACCAGCCGCTCGCTGGTGTCGCAGTACGTCTCCTGCATCGTCGACGGCGGCATGGCCCCGGACGACGTCGAGCTGCACTCGCTGCCGATGTACCACTGCGCGCAGCTGGACTGCTTCTTCTCCGTCGACGTCTACCTCGGCGCGACCAGCATCATCCTGCCCGCGCCGGACCCGGCCACCCTGCTGGCGACCATCGAGCGGGAGCGGGTCACCAAGCTGTTCTGCCCGCCGACGGTGTGGATCTCGCTGCTGCGGCACCCGGACTTCGACACCCGGGACCTGTCCAGCCTGCGCAAGGGCTACTACGGCGCGGCCGCGATGCCGGTCGAGGTGCTGCACGAGCTGGCCCGGCGGCTCCCCGACGTGGCGCTGTGGAACTTCTACGGGCAGACCGAGATGTCGCCGCTGGCCACGATCCTGTCCCCGGCCGAGCAGCTGGAGCGCGCCGGGTCCGCGGGCCGCGCCTCGCTGAACGCCGAGACCCGGGTCGTCGGCGACGACGACGAGGAGCTGCCGCCCGGCGAGGTCGGCGAGATCGTGCACCGGTCCCCGCACGCCGCGCGCGGCTACTACCGCGATGAGGACAAGACCGCCGAGGCGTTCCGGAACGGCTGGTTCCACTCCGGCGACCTCGGCGTCATGAGCGCCGACGGCTACCTCTCGGTGGTCGACCGGAAGAAGGACATGATCAAGACCGGTGGGGAGAACGTCGCCTCCCGGGAGGTGGAGGAGGCGCTCTACCTGCTCGACGGCGTCGCCGAGGTCGCGGTGTTCGGGGTCTCGCACCCGCACTGGATCGAGGCGGTGACCGCGGTCGTGGTGCCCCGCGACGGCGTGACGCTCACCGAGGACCAGGTGCACGCGCACGCCAGGGAGCGCCTCGCCGGCTACAAGCGCCCCAAGTACGTCGTGTTCGCCGGCGCGCTGCCGAAGAACCCCTCCGGCAAGATCCTCAAGCGCGAGCTGCGGGCCGAGCACTCCGGCATCGCCGGGAACGGCTAG